ATTACTGTTGTTAGTTATTGCTGGACTGTACGGTTCATTCCACTATTCTTTAAGTCCCGGTTGTTGGGCCAAGCAGAGCTCACATCAGATGACAGTATGAGCACTTTGTGTCCGTTTTCCCTTCACCAGTAGGGGCAGTGTTCTCCGTTAAGTTCTGTGTTGCCCTGCATGGCAGTGTATGGTAACAAGAGGCACAGTTGGCATGTCAGGCTAgctacagagtcaatgagcaACTAACATAGGTTTGTCTGTAATGATCTGATTATTGTGTCAAACACTCTCCATCTCCCATAGACCTAGGTTTACATAGCCTAGTGTGAGAAAGCCATCCTCAAGACTACTTCAAGCACCAGACgtaaatgttgttgttgttgttgttgttgttgttgtaaaaagaccaaaagagagcgagaggaaaaAAAGGACATTCTTGTGTTAAGctcactccctttctctttcacacacacacgcacgcacacacatacatgcatgctCACACAAAATTAGTGAAGTAACACATATCCAAGCAGGTTCCCTTATTCATAAGTGCTCTGACAGAACCAAATACCCAGATAGAGTCAAATGTATCAGAAAGACCCTCTCAAGTTTTTTTTTCTGCCAATAGAAAGTCCAGCTATCTCCTCTGACACCTAAATAGATGGTCCAGCTATGTTCTCTGACACCTCAATAGAAGGCCCAGCTACCTCCTCTGACACCTCAATAGAAGGTCCAGCTACCTCCTCTGACACCTCAATAGAAGGTCCAACTATCTTCTCTGACACCTCAATAGAAGGTCCAACTATCTTCTCTGACACCTCAATAGAAGGTCCAACTATCTTCTCTGACACCTCAATAGAAGGTCCAGCTATCTCCTCTGACACCTCAATAGAAGGTCCAACTATCTCCTCTGACACCTCAATAGACGGTCCAGCTATCTCCTCTGACACCTCAATAGAAGGTCCAACTATCTTCTCTGACACCTCAATAGAAGGTCCAGCTATCTCCTCTGACACCTCAATAGAAGGTCCAACTATCTCCTCTGACACCTCAATAGACGGTCCAGCTATCTCCTCTGACACCTCAATAAAAGGTCCAGCTATCTTCTCTGACACCTCAATAGAAGATCCAACTATCTCCTCTGACACCTCAATAGAAGGTCCAGCTATCTCCTCTGACACCTCAATCTAAGGTCCAGTTATCTCCTCTGACACCTCAATAGAAGGTCCAGCTACCTCCTCTGACACCTCAATAGCAATAGATGTGAAAGATCAAAACATTCCTGTTTATAATCAAAGTGACTTATATGAATTTTTTCATCCATTTTATGTTAGCTTTAAATCATACAAAGTTTGGTGTTTCTATAAAAATATATCAATACAAGTatatattttcatgaatgttagtGAGGCTCCCACATCTTAGCGGGGGAGGGGCCAGAGCCCAGCTCTTAGTGGGGGAGGGGCCCGAGCCCAGCTCTTAGTGGGGGAGGGGCCCGAGCCCAGCTCTTAGCGGGGGAGGGGCCCGAGCCCAGCTCTTAGCGGGGGAGGGGCCCGAGCCCAGCTCTTAGTGGGGGAGGGGCCCGAGCCCAGCTCTTAGTGGGGGAGGGGCCCGAGCCCAGCTCTTAGTGGGGGAGGGGCCCGAGGGTCAAACAAGGGCTTAAAACCTGCTGGGTTCCGTCTTTTAAGAGATGAGCGCacggtcaaaaaaaaaaaaaaaagatttcagGTGTCCTTTTTTCAAGCCTGTCCTTTCGTTCATTCATTTGATTTGTTTAGTTGTCTTATTTTTTTTTCGTCTTGAAAATCTCAAAAAGTGACTGGAGGGCGAAGCAGACAggtgggagggaaaggaggaggtgaggcccTGGGTCAGGTGATCGCGGTGGGGCGGAGCCGCCTATTCACTCGTTGATGCTGCTGCTCTCTAGGTCCTTGCACTGGATGTCGCCCCCGCTGTAGTCTGTGCCGGGAACCTGCGAGCCGTACTTATCTACGCACCAGCAGATGCCTCGCTTCCTGCCACGAGAGGGCTTGCACTGTGGAGGCGATCGATGTGCAACGACAGGtggcaaagaaagagagagagagagacggtgtaaGCATAAATATTATTAATATGTATAACTGATGTGTTCAACCATGTATAAGGATGATGACAGAGGGAGACTGCTCACCTGTTTGCGTTTGAAGAAGCCCTTCCTGTCACAGTTGGGAAGGTACAGGGACAGGGCCATGACACGGGACGTGTCCTTCATTCCCTGGATGATCCCATCCAGCTTCCTCCTGCAAGGACCCTGTGGAGGAATGGCACAACTAATATTAGCTCCCAGTGCTAGCACCATAggtggaacaaaatcctgcactCAGTCAGCTCTCCTAGGATCAGAGTTGGAGATGTTTTCACACTAACGACATCAGCATCAGCACAGCTTCAACATTAGCTCCTCTCTTTCCTTATGTCCACTCTTGTACTTACAAACTCTGGCTCGTGCTTGTCAATGGGTAGTGGGGAGTAGTCCATGGGGCCAATGGAGCGCAGTTTGGCCTGTGCCCGCTTGCGGTCCTTGTCCTTGCGCATCGCTTGGATCTTCTTACTGTTGATGAGGTCCTGCTTGGGGAGGAGCGGCACTTTGGCGGGCTGCTGTTGGTCCTCCGTGATCTCAGTTGTCAGGGTGTCCTCGTGTTCCAGAGACTCATGATCTACACAGGGTAAAGACAGAGCATACTTGTCACATTAAAGTTATTCTTGCCCAACCGAAAATATGGACTACCAGATGCTTTTCCCAGGGTGTGGGCCAACAAATGTTGCTTTCCCATTTGTTTACAACGGAGGGGGCAGGATCAAGGATCGACAGCTGATtaactacctctaccaccacttcACCCCAGCCCCCACCATAAAAAAACATCAAATCCAGCATCTACTAACGGAGgtcaaagcaaagaaagtaagtCTGGTTAAACAAGTCTGAATGCTGACCGAAAGATACAAAATCTTAGCTCAGTCTCTTCTACATCATATTAAGGAGGTATGTGGAGTTTTTTGTGTGAGACACAGTGGCTTATTAGGTTGATCATAAGCTATTTTAATAATACATACTTACTGTATCTGGCAAGTCCATGCAAAGACAAAAATAATTGGGTCTAATCAAAGACTTCATATCTCTCACAGATCATACTTGGAGACGTTGATGTCATGGTAACCGAGGAGCCATGGCAACTGAAGCCTACGGCAGAGGTGGACACATCCTAGTCTGAATGTACTGTATCATTTCATATCAAGAACAGAACTGAAGCCAGGAAGATAGGCCACTGCTCTCCcctaccccatcctaccccccagAGATACCTACAGTCCTAGAGGTACATATGGAGGTCTCCCCAGGCTAGAGATTTGGGGTCCTGATCCCTTATCCCCTCTCCCCCCGGTCCCTCCTCAGGGCTCAGCCCCCATAAGTCAAGAGCCCTAGCCTGCGTGAGGTTCTCTGAGGCCACAGAGATGAGTGCTCCTCTCCTGCTTGTGCTTACTCTATCGTAAGCACACAAGGCTCCTAAGGCACCGTCATGGGATTTTGCCAGGCCCCAACTGGCGAGTGGCCGCAGTGCCTGTAGACGACGGGGTTATATTTATCCAGTGAGGAAACCCGTGGGTGGGTGCAGCGGAGGCCATGGGGGAGGGCGTGGTTGTAATTCTGGGGCTGAGTGAATGTGCCAAGTATTGTTGGGGAGAGACAATCACGGGACATTGACAGATTGCTGAAGAAGGGCATGATTAAAAATGATTAAAACAAACCACATTTCAATGTTATCTTAATTAAGTATAGGCGCCACTGGACTGGATTTACAAGGCCACCTTGGAAAAAAGGACATGCATGTCACCACTGAGAGGTGTATTGCTGGGAATTGACTTACCACAAACACGAGAACGCATCCCCCCCTTCCATTTTACAAATACAACACACACTACATCATAGGCCTACTTTAAATGCAGTATGGGAGACACTTGTGATACTGATTTCAAGACATTTGAGCATCTTCCAAATGCGCCATTATTTTAGAACATCAAATAAAATGCTGTTATACTTCCAATTCACAAGCTGTGCCTGCAATtcaaagacatggagacagtatGTTTGTAGACAACGGGGTCTCTCTCCAAAAAAAACTACGTTTTTCCATGCTTATGGTCCCCAGCTTGTAAAAGAGGCTTAGCAGGCCTGTGTTTAAGTACTGAAACACTGCCAAGATGCTGGCCTCCAGCCAAGACAGCACAGTCACGTGCTGCCACCTCCACCCAGCCCAGGCTGAAGATGTATCTCTCCCACTGCTCGCGCTAAACTTTTCATTAAGACAAGAGGACCGGAACAGGCAAACAATGTGCAACTGATATGCCTCTGTTTAAAAATTAACATGTGCGCAATTATGCTTCATGAATATCCCAAGTTTCTTGCAGCCAGGAAGCCTAAGCATGAAAGACAAGCCACTCTTCTTTCAGCTGTTTTTCTCTCTGACAGGTCGTTATGAATTTACAGTCAAAACAACTTTGGGCAGAAAATGCGCCACAACAATGAGATGCTTAAATGCTCATTGGTTCACACACCTTACAGCATTGAGTGTATCCTAATCAATGTTGATAGCACAGAACACCCTCTAAAATTACACCTTTACAAGATCCTAGGTCTTGAGTAGAGGTGCTGTTAATCCAGAGGACGGGGGGGGTGTATGCGGTGAGATAGTGATAACGGAGCAGGAAGTCCTCTGTCATTATCTTTAAGCCACAACACTGGCCAACCATGATTCCCACAGTCTGATTCCGCTGCTTAATGTTTCAAGGCTTCTGGACAGAATCCATGGCTTGATACCCCTATCACTGTAGCGCAGAGAAGGAGATATGGAAAGCCCTTGGACCAGAATGAAACACTGCACTTCAGTCATTTAATTAGAGGTAGGTGATCCAGGCCAACAGCATTCATTGTGTAAGGATCTAAACAAAATGTAAAGCCATTGGAGCACATTCGATTCCACATTGAATGGCCTTGCAAAATGCTTACTCGTTGGGGCACAACTCAACCACTGCAATACACTGCATGCTTCAGTTTGgtttgaaaaacaagaaaaaagcggcaatagtactgtttgtccatattgagacgccgtagccagtaTTCATTTCCTTAAAATAGTCAGacttaatctaagataactcaagttATCTGTCATTAATTTCGACGTTTCTGCCGAGGAGATCTTAGTCTcataattttacatctaactaaaatGTTtgttgcagtatttctcaagtgaaaaaaggAGCATGAAAATGAGTTGTCTCTTGTTGAATGACAacttaattgaagaatccctactgttgaccaatcacagacgaaggggtgtagacttcggctaccgacTTTAGCTTGCCTACAATAAATGTTTTGGTGTGCACGAACAGCTGAAATAACTCTTGCAGTagaccaaaacaaacaaacatgtaacctaatgtcatcataatatatgcacaaactgtccCGAACTGTTTCGGATGGGAAGCGTGCGGACACATTTAGAAGAACATTAGTCCTGTGACATCATCAACTCAAAAAGATGCTGAGACAGTTCCAATGTAAGTGCTG
The Salvelinus fontinalis isolate EN_2023a chromosome 23, ASM2944872v1, whole genome shotgun sequence genome window above contains:
- the LOC129820834 gene encoding insulin-like growth factor-binding protein 5 — encoded protein: MFLSFCLLLTFVLGLTGSFGSYVPCEPCDQKALSMCPPVPIGCQLVKEPGCGCCLTCALSEGQACGVYTGTCTHGLRCLPRNGEEKPLHALLHGRGVCTNEKGYKPLHPPIDHESLEHEDTLTTEITEDQQQPAKVPLLPKQDLINSKKIQAMRKDKDRKRAQAKLRSIGPMDYSPLPIDKHEPEFGPCRRKLDGIIQGMKDTSRVMALSLYLPNCDRKGFFKRKQCKPSRGRKRGICWCVDKYGSQVPGTDYSGGDIQCKDLESSSINE